The Marivirga salinae DNA window TGCTGATGTCCACGGTACTCCCGCTATTCGTACTCATTGGGGATTATATCCTGAAATTGTGAGTAGAAAGGCTTTGGTACAAGCACATAAAGAAACCGAAAATTCTGAAAATGGAGCATTTTATAGGGAGCATGTCACCAATTACATTTATGGAAATCCAGATAAATTTAATGTGAAATTACTTCCTGCCCCTGAAATTATCAAAAACAGAAAGGATTTGAGGTTTACCATTGATACGCCTGAAGATTTTGAAAATATGCAGAAGCTGTATAAGATCATTCAGATAAATGGTGGGGATTTTTCTTTGGAGAATTTAGTGAGAACTGCTGATGAGCATAAAGAGATTAAGGCGGTGATGGGCGAGGGGATAGCTAAGTTCAGTAAGTAAGGTTTCACGTACAAAAGGTTTCACGCAAAGGCCGCAGAAGTGATTTGACGCAAAGTGCGCAAAGAAAAAAATAAGAAAAAAACAAAAACTTTAATTCAATTCAGCAAGGCATTATTTGTTTAGTTAATGCCTTGCAATTAACTTTAATTTTAATAAAACCTTTGCGCACTTTGCGTTTTAGTCTTAGCGCTCTTTGCGGGAAACCAAATGTCTATGAAGAACACATACTTAATCGGAGAAATCGGTCAAAACCACAACGGCTCCGTAGATATAGCCAAATTATTAATTGATAAAGCAGCTAAAGAAGTGGTAGATCCTCTTTTTGGGCAGCACCTCAAGCCTTGGGATGCAGTAAAGCTGACCAAACGGGATTTAAGCGAAGAGCTTTCTGCTTCGGCTATGGCTAAGCCTTATGATAATCCTAATAGTTTTGGAGCAACCTATGGCGAGCACCGTGCAGCTATTGAACTGAATGATGAACAACACTTTGAGCTTTATCAATATGCTAAAAGTTACGGACTTGATTTTGTAGAAACCCTTTGTGCTACAGGCTGCTTATCCATGATGCGTTATTTTGAACCGGACAGACTAAAAGTAGCCAGCCGTGATTTAACCAATCTGCCTTTATTGGAGGCCTTAGCTGAAACTAAAATTCCTATTATTTTTTCTACCGGTATGGGCGGAGTAAAGGAAATCGATAATGCCTTAGAAGTAATCACCAAGCATCATGAAAAAATTACGATTTTGCATTGCCTGTCGCAATATCCTTCTGAGTACAAAAACATAAATCTTAATAGTATTCATTTCT harbors:
- a CDS encoding cytidylyltransferase domain-containing protein, whose amino-acid sequence is MPNIQIIIQARLSSTRMPQKVLKPFYGSQSILDIQLKVIKQDSKFPLIIATTDQPADDKIEEFANLHQVELFRGSEEDVLSRFIQSSDTNFIVRICSDNPFMQLGSINEFLKSMKSDTDYISFADVHGTPAIRTHWGLYPEIVSRKALVQAHKETENSENGAFYREHVTNYIYGNPDKFNVKLLPAPEIIKNRKDLRFTIDTPEDFENMQKLYKIIQINGGDFSLENLVRTADEHKEIKAVMGEGIAKFSK
- a CDS encoding N-acetylneuraminate synthase family protein, which codes for MKNTYLIGEIGQNHNGSVDIAKLLIDKAAKEVVDPLFGQHLKPWDAVKLTKRDLSEELSASAMAKPYDNPNSFGATYGEHRAAIELNDEQHFELYQYAKSYGLDFVETLCATGCLSMMRYFEPDRLKVASRDLTNLPLLEALAETKIPIIFSTGMGGVKEIDNALEVITKHHEKITILHCLSQYPSEYKNINLNSIHFLKERYPNYIIGYSDHSIGISIPTAAVAMGAEVIEKHITLDRSMKGTDQKGSLAPDGMYRMVRDIRNLEMALGEKKKETSEAVESAKIKLERSIATKIELKKGDIIKEEDLHMLSPGDGFKWAERENVVGKKLNQDVPKDEVIYRKMVD